From the Streptococcus sp. 29887 genome, one window contains:
- the cbiB gene encoding adenosylcobinamide-phosphate synthase CbiB, with the protein MYLLAIFIAVLLDWLLGDPYSWPHPVKLIGNFISLFLKGQPNSPKGKYIYGLFLWLATIGLTVGISYLLLRASARFSPVLYWVLWIYLAYTSLSTRCLAMEALKVLKTLKTGTIEEARYQVSMIVGRDTSQLTAEEISKATIETVAENTSDGVIGPLLCLFIGGPVLAMAYKAVNTLDSMVGYKTEKYRQIGFVSAKLDDLVNLIPARLTWICLMIASHILELDSKNACLIGFRDRYQHASPNSAFSEAVVAGALGIQLGGAHIYHGEWVDKPTIGDAVRPVEFTDIQTTIQMLYMSTTVSLLLFSAVYLLLTII; encoded by the coding sequence ATGTATTTACTAGCTATATTCATTGCGGTTCTGTTGGATTGGTTGCTGGGAGATCCATATAGTTGGCCTCATCCAGTCAAGCTAATTGGGAATTTTATTAGCCTATTTTTGAAAGGTCAGCCTAATAGTCCAAAGGGAAAATATATCTATGGGCTCTTCTTGTGGTTGGCTACGATTGGTCTGACAGTAGGAATAAGTTACCTCTTACTCAGAGCATCTGCTCGTTTTTCGCCAGTGCTTTACTGGGTTTTATGGATATACTTGGCTTATACTTCTTTGTCGACAAGGTGTTTAGCCATGGAAGCCTTAAAGGTCTTGAAAACGTTAAAGACGGGGACTATTGAAGAGGCTCGTTATCAGGTCAGTATGATTGTTGGGCGAGATACTAGTCAACTGACAGCGGAGGAAATCAGCAAGGCCACCATTGAAACAGTGGCTGAAAATACCAGTGACGGCGTTATCGGACCATTGCTATGTTTGTTTATTGGTGGTCCAGTTTTGGCCATGGCTTATAAGGCAGTCAATACCTTGGATTCTATGGTTGGATATAAGACAGAAAAATACCGGCAAATTGGGTTTGTGTCAGCCAAGCTGGATGATCTAGTAAACCTGATACCTGCGAGGCTCACGTGGATTTGCTTGATGATTGCTAGTCATATTCTAGAATTGGATAGTAAAAATGCATGTCTAATCGGCTTTAGGGATCGTTACCAACACGCCAGCCCTAATAGTGCCTTTTCAGAAGCTGTAGTGGCAGGTGCCTTGGGTATTCAACTTGGTGGCGCCCACATTTACCATGGTGAGTGGGTTGACAAGCCGACCATTGGTGATGCGGTTCGTCCCGTTGAGTTTACTGATATTCAAACGACGATTCAAATGCTTTATATGAGTACAACCGTTTCATTGTTGCTATTTAGTGCCGTATATTTGTTACTGACGATTATTTAG
- a CDS encoding cobyrinate a,c-diamide synthase, with amino-acid sequence MKQFMLAGVSSGVGKTTVTLGILKALTEKGLRVQPYKVGPDYIDTAYHSRITKRVSRNLDSFMIPDKAALDWSFRKWHKDVDIALVEGVMGLFDGLGTDKDCASSAAIAKKLDIPVVLIIDGKATSTSAAAMVHGFSTFDQDLTIAGVIVNRVASQTHYELIKGAIERYTDVEVLGYFPKNVQVELPSRHLGLVPDVEMENLEKHFSILGQLAQDHIDLDRLLEKVDIAGEEPSNPFSIPKQFPLKIGYALDDAFHFYYEDNLDLLREYGVELIPFSPLNDKELPLADAYYFGGGFPEVYAKELMENISFRQSVQQAHQEDKPIYAECGGLMYLGKELQTGEGSYDMVGIFDGVSVMTDRLKSFGYCQAKTQVRSLFGPKDTVVRGHEFHHSVFQTNEPTVLQLEKVRDGQVVSSWTGGYQTGNTFASYLHVHFYQNQALLENWLQSICEG; translated from the coding sequence ATGAAACAATTTATGTTAGCAGGTGTTTCTAGTGGGGTTGGAAAAACAACAGTCACTCTAGGTATTTTAAAAGCCTTGACTGAGAAAGGCTTACGTGTGCAACCTTACAAGGTCGGTCCAGATTATATTGATACCGCTTATCATAGTCGAATAACGAAGAGAGTTTCTCGGAACTTAGACAGCTTTATGATTCCTGATAAGGCTGCTTTGGACTGGTCTTTTAGAAAGTGGCATAAGGATGTCGATATTGCTCTTGTTGAAGGGGTAATGGGTCTATTTGATGGTCTTGGTACGGATAAAGACTGTGCATCATCGGCTGCGATTGCTAAGAAATTAGATATCCCTGTTGTCTTGATTATCGATGGGAAAGCAACTTCAACATCGGCAGCGGCTATGGTTCATGGTTTCTCAACTTTTGATCAGGATTTGACAATTGCTGGAGTGATTGTCAATCGAGTTGCTTCACAAACGCATTATGAATTGATAAAAGGCGCTATTGAACGCTATACAGATGTGGAAGTATTGGGCTACTTTCCAAAAAATGTTCAGGTAGAATTGCCTTCACGACATCTGGGCTTAGTGCCTGATGTTGAAATGGAAAACTTGGAGAAACATTTTTCTATCTTAGGTCAATTGGCTCAAGACCATATTGACTTAGATCGCTTGCTTGAGAAGGTAGATATAGCAGGTGAAGAACCGTCAAATCCATTCAGCATTCCGAAACAATTTCCTCTAAAAATTGGCTATGCTCTTGATGATGCCTTTCATTTTTACTATGAGGATAATTTGGATTTGTTAAGGGAATATGGGGTCGAATTGATTCCCTTTAGTCCCCTTAATGACAAAGAATTGCCCCTAGCCGATGCCTACTATTTCGGCGGAGGTTTTCCGGAAGTCTATGCAAAAGAGTTGATGGAAAATATTTCCTTCCGCCAATCTGTTCAGCAGGCCCATCAAGAAGATAAACCTATTTATGCAGAATGTGGTGGCCTGATGTATCTTGGCAAGGAACTACAGACTGGAGAGGGTTCTTATGACATGGTAGGGATATTTGATGGTGTCAGTGTTATGACAGACCGGCTAAAAAGCTTTGGTTATTGTCAAGCTAAGACTCAGGTTAGGAGCTTGTTTGGTCCAAAGGATACGGTTGTCAGGGGTCATGAGTTTCACCATTCTGTATTTCAGACTAATGAACCGACCGTTTTGCAACTAGAAAAAGTTCGAGATGGCCAAGTTGTTTCTAGCTGGACAGGTGGCTATCAAACTGGTAATACCTTTGCTAGCTATCTGCATGTTCATTTTTATCAAAATCAGGCTTTGTTGGAAAATTGGCTTCAAAGTATTTGTGAGGGATAG
- a CDS encoding cob(I)yrinic acid a,c-diamide adenosyltransferase — MQLYTKTGDKGLTKLVGGQSVAKDAERVNAYGTIDELNSWIGYIVTKMDPADALKDELLQLQHYLFDCGSDLSTPHGVYPYKVDKTMVDWIEERIDTYADIPPALEVFILPGGHEIAAMIHIARTIARRAERHIVGTMWTTEINKDVLVFVNRLSDYFFALARVINFTHQQPDIAYERGAKVFHNITKADVERWAKAREEGR; from the coding sequence ATGCAGTTATATACAAAAACAGGTGACAAAGGACTAACTAAACTGGTTGGTGGTCAGAGTGTCGCAAAAGATGCGGAGCGTGTCAATGCTTACGGTACCATTGATGAATTAAATTCTTGGATTGGTTATATCGTTACTAAAATGGACCCAGCAGATGCCTTAAAGGATGAATTGTTGCAACTCCAGCATTACCTTTTTGACTGTGGTTCGGATTTATCTACGCCTCACGGTGTTTATCCTTATAAGGTTGACAAAACCATGGTTGATTGGATTGAGGAGCGCATTGATACCTATGCGGATATCCCACCAGCGCTCGAAGTTTTTATCTTACCAGGAGGACATGAAATTGCCGCTATGATCCACATAGCACGCACTATTGCTAGACGTGCGGAGCGCCATATTGTAGGCACCATGTGGACAACGGAAATCAATAAGGATGTCTTGGTATTTGTAAACCGTCTTTCAGATTATTTCTTTGCCTTGGCGCGTGTGATCAATTTTACCCACCAGCAGCCAGACATTGCTTATGAAAGAGGTGCAAAAGTCTTTCATAATATAACAAAAGCTGATGTGGAGCGTTGGGCTAAGGCTAGGGAAGAAGGAAGATAG
- the cobT gene encoding nicotinate-nucleotide--dimethylbenzimidazole phosphoribosyltransferase has product MVDLHEILREIKPLDKHAIEKGKKICDQLAKPLGALGKMETIYARLFAMFHGDIDLSKQIVMVYVADNGVVAEGISANPQETTYVVARNMLEGKTGLCAISRHVGSDVRVVDIGCMKDVHTDQACKVRRGTGNILREPALTREQAVEAIMVGYRETLSYIQKGYKLFGTGEMGIGNTTTSAAVISAILNLEASQVTGYGAGLTEGMKSHKTQVIASAVARHAPYRDVLDIAAKVGGLDMLGMVGTYLACAHHQLPCVVDGLISITGLLIASQLNSHVLDYCFASHLSTEPAYRLVCEHLGLDPMLLMDMRLGEGSGCPLAFFLMSNAVYTIEEMPTFSEGKLSRDDYIDIRQSK; this is encoded by the coding sequence GTGGTAGACTTACATGAGATATTGAGGGAGATCAAGCCTCTAGATAAACATGCAATTGAGAAAGGGAAAAAAATTTGTGATCAATTAGCCAAGCCATTAGGTGCTCTGGGTAAAATGGAGACCATCTATGCGCGCTTATTTGCCATGTTTCATGGAGACATTGACCTTTCTAAACAGATTGTAATGGTCTATGTAGCTGATAATGGTGTGGTTGCAGAGGGAATTTCTGCTAACCCACAGGAAACGACCTATGTCGTAGCCCGTAATATGTTAGAGGGAAAAACAGGTTTATGCGCCATTTCAAGACATGTAGGCTCAGATGTCAGGGTAGTTGATATAGGGTGCATGAAAGATGTTCATACCGACCAAGCTTGTAAGGTTAGGAGAGGGACGGGGAATATTCTCAGGGAACCAGCCTTGACTAGAGAGCAAGCTGTTGAAGCCATAATGGTTGGCTACAGGGAAACCCTATCCTATATTCAGAAAGGCTACAAACTTTTTGGTACAGGAGAGATGGGAATTGGCAATACGACAACCTCGGCAGCAGTAATCAGTGCTATTTTAAATCTTGAAGCCAGTCAAGTGACTGGTTACGGGGCTGGCTTGACAGAAGGGATGAAATCCCATAAAACACAAGTGATTGCTTCAGCGGTTGCTCGCCATGCTCCCTACAGGGATGTTCTGGACATTGCTGCAAAAGTTGGTGGATTAGATATGCTGGGTATGGTAGGGACTTACTTGGCCTGTGCTCATCATCAACTTCCCTGTGTAGTGGATGGTCTAATCTCCATTACAGGCTTGCTGATTGCCAGTCAATTAAATAGTCATGTTTTAGATTACTGCTTTGCTTCCCACCTTTCCACAGAGCCTGCCTATCGGTTGGTTTGTGAGCACTTGGGACTAGATCCTATGCTCTTGATGGATATGAGATTGGGTGAGGGATCGGGTTGTCCTCTAGCCTTCTTCTTAATGAGCAATGCAGTTTATACTATTGAAGAAATGCCTACATTTTCTGAGGGAAAATTGAGTAGGGATGATTACATCGACATTCGTCAATCAAAATAG
- a CDS encoding kinase, giving the protein MAMSRNKWFSCPGSCGELFQGVKDGQEFLLTYGINRKSYSRLVREEEETEFAIGEKVMKVLDYLDPIEDGWKLEKKSSLPIGKGMSSSTADMLASLQALAYVQNRHLTAEEVTKFCCQIEPTDSIAFADWTVINPLSGQILFQTDWKPELYVYILEPRKTEWTVELARMTECPTYPVQTSEGLLEMFQQACQSKNELLLGQIATASALLNNTRLPKPYLADIITLVNQLGLLGVNVAHSGTVVGILMTKSQLPLISVIEANFSKGEIGKYYDQRYLSRICFEGVKRVKGG; this is encoded by the coding sequence ATGGCCATGTCTAGGAACAAATGGTTTTCCTGTCCAGGTTCATGTGGGGAATTGTTTCAGGGTGTTAAGGATGGTCAAGAATTTTTGCTGACCTACGGTATCAATCGTAAGTCTTATTCTAGACTTGTCAGAGAGGAGGAAGAAACGGAATTTGCAATAGGAGAAAAGGTTATGAAGGTCTTGGATTATCTTGATCCGATAGAGGATGGATGGAAGCTAGAAAAGAAGTCCAGTCTTCCAATCGGTAAAGGAATGTCCAGTAGCACGGCAGATATGCTGGCAAGCCTACAAGCCTTAGCCTATGTTCAAAATAGGCATTTGACTGCTGAAGAAGTGACCAAGTTCTGTTGTCAGATTGAGCCAACGGATTCGATTGCCTTTGCTGACTGGACGGTCATCAATCCCTTGAGCGGTCAGATACTGTTTCAGACAGATTGGAAACCAGAACTTTATGTCTATATTCTAGAACCTAGAAAGACCGAGTGGACAGTTGAGTTAGCTAGAATGACAGAATGTCCTACTTATCCAGTCCAAACATCAGAAGGGTTATTGGAAATGTTTCAGCAGGCATGTCAGTCAAAAAATGAACTTCTTTTGGGTCAGATTGCGACAGCAAGTGCCCTATTAAACAACACTCGGCTACCAAAGCCTTATTTGGCGGACATAATAACCCTAGTGAATCAATTAGGTTTACTTGGAGTTAACGTCGCTCACAGCGGAACGGTAGTGGGAATATTGATGACTAAAAGTCAATTACCATTGATATCAGTTATCGAAGCAAATTTTTCTAAGGGAGAAATTGGTAAGTATTATGACCAACGCTATCTTTCAAGGATTTGTTTCGAAGGTGTTAAAAGGGTGAAAGGAGGTTAA
- the cobD gene encoding threonine-phosphate decarboxylase CobD, whose translation MKVEHGGNMNQLASDFGFRPEDCLDFSANINPLGLSEKVKSKIMETLDSLVHYPDVTYSQSKAALAEYHSCPTQQILLSNGAVEIFYELARYVKPQKILLLSPTFMEYEKAFKQVGSEIIYHVLEGPHYSWTFESILPKLEKLSFGDLVLICNPNNPTGTLVATATLLLVAEFLRQKGAYLVLDEAFMDFVLDNDAYSMVAHLKDYQNVIVVRSLTKFYAIPGLRLGYALSSNIDLIVAIDEMRPPWTINALADALVPVILKDSEYHHATEEWLKNEQEFLYKELTALPDLQVLPPTVNYIFFEYEGNESLRELLIQEKIFIRSCHNYHHLDDNHYRVAIRSREENCRLIEAFRSVLGKCDGHV comes from the coding sequence ATGAAGGTAGAACATGGAGGAAACATGAATCAGCTTGCCTCTGATTTTGGTTTTCGCCCAGAGGATTGCTTAGATTTTTCTGCCAATATCAATCCATTAGGTCTTTCAGAAAAAGTAAAATCAAAGATAATGGAAACTTTAGATAGCTTAGTTCACTACCCTGATGTGACCTACTCACAGTCCAAGGCAGCCTTGGCTGAATACCATTCTTGTCCGACCCAGCAAATCCTTCTATCAAACGGTGCAGTAGAAATCTTTTATGAATTGGCTAGGTATGTGAAGCCTCAAAAAATCTTGCTCTTAAGTCCGACATTTATGGAGTATGAAAAAGCATTTAAGCAGGTTGGTTCAGAGATTATATATCATGTATTAGAAGGACCTCATTACAGTTGGACGTTTGAATCCATCTTACCTAAATTGGAAAAGCTGTCATTTGGAGATTTGGTATTGATTTGTAATCCAAACAATCCAACAGGGACCTTGGTAGCAACGGCTACATTATTACTGGTAGCAGAATTTCTTCGACAAAAAGGAGCTTATTTGGTCCTTGACGAAGCCTTTATGGATTTTGTTTTAGACAATGATGCCTATTCCATGGTGGCTCATTTGAAGGATTATCAAAATGTCATTGTTGTTCGGTCTTTGACAAAATTTTATGCTATTCCTGGCTTGAGGTTGGGGTATGCCTTATCAAGTAATATTGATTTGATTGTTGCTATTGATGAAATGCGACCACCTTGGACCATCAATGCTTTGGCAGATGCTTTAGTACCTGTTATTCTCAAGGATAGTGAGTATCACCATGCTACAGAAGAGTGGCTCAAGAATGAGCAGGAATTCCTTTATAAAGAATTGACTGCTTTGCCCGATTTGCAAGTCTTGCCACCGACTGTCAATTACATTTTCTTTGAATACGAGGGAAATGAAAGTCTGAGAGAGCTTTTAATACAAGAAAAAATATTTATTCGTTCCTGCCATAATTACCACCATCTAGATGACAACCATTATCGAGTAGCCATTCGGTCAAGAGAGGAAAATTGTCGTTTGATTGAGGCTTTTAGATCTGTGTTAGGAAAGTGTGATGGCCATGTCTAG
- a CDS encoding EutP/PduV family microcompartment system protein, which translates to MGLESKKIMFVGPVGVGKTTLTQRLKGLDITYFKTQAIQFYDSIIDTPGEFLQHRRYYNALSVTAAEAEVIGLLASATATMQTFPQGFSSLFNKPVIGIITKVDLVMDPTSLEKARAQLRAAGAKEIFEVSLEDNTGIEAIQNYLTKES; encoded by the coding sequence ATGGGACTTGAATCAAAAAAAATTATGTTTGTAGGTCCAGTAGGTGTTGGAAAAACGACACTAACACAACGTTTGAAGGGGCTTGATATCACCTATTTTAAAACACAAGCTATCCAATTTTATGATTCTATCATTGATACACCTGGTGAATTTTTACAACATAGACGATACTACAATGCTTTATCTGTAACAGCTGCAGAGGCGGAAGTGATAGGCTTACTAGCTTCGGCAACCGCTACTATGCAAACATTTCCTCAGGGGTTTTCATCTTTATTTAATAAACCAGTGATTGGCATTATCACCAAGGTTGATCTGGTGATGGATCCTACAAGCCTTGAGAAAGCTAGAGCACAATTACGTGCAGCAGGTGCCAAGGAAATCTTTGAGGTATCTTTAGAGGATAATACAGGTATTGAAGCGATTCAAAACTATTTGACAAAGGAAAGTTGA
- a CDS encoding recombinase family protein has protein sequence MARTKNRYRKETIEETPLQTYRTGIYIRLSKERTESWRNKSQSLETQESLARAFAKKKGLVVTKCYIDYEYSGTTFHRPAYQDMMDDIKKGVINCIIIRDLSRLGRNYIEMGRLIDKVFPFMGVRFISINDHLDTLNGLEDKKSFEVEIKNLVNDLYSKDISKKVTASHIQKAKQGYFIAGFAPYGYKLERREGGNRLVIDAIVQPVMVDVFEKLIAGQSINQVTKYLNQQKVATPMAYRQTGERYRTENDTRQWQSANLQRLVQNPAFYGSLIQRRHNKTLTDKDFIQVDDCHEGYITKEEYQTLQKLIRERRSIRKQTQPRTTNRYKGLIYVKGQSTQMRRYCKHFSNPKSEYDYYYFMDYIHGSAPSEKQTVYISEQALDKIVLSLVQTEMSRLGTVKNLLPKLEMKKDECLRDCQKKIKNLQRTLSSLQAEQGELYLNYRLEDQERETYLSQKATIISKIETLSTEISHYEALAVKIEEKHSQQVSWIKHLAKCQNQSVLTAELLNEVIERIEVEVDKSVTVTFACLMGGDDHV, from the coding sequence ATGGCACGTACCAAGAACCGCTACCGCAAGGAAACGATAGAAGAGACACCACTTCAAACTTATCGTACAGGCATTTACATTCGTTTGTCCAAAGAGCGTACGGAAAGCTGGCGAAACAAATCGCAATCCTTGGAGACACAAGAAAGCCTAGCTCGAGCTTTTGCTAAGAAGAAAGGGTTAGTTGTAACCAAGTGCTACATTGATTATGAATATTCTGGGACAACCTTTCACCGACCGGCCTATCAGGACATGATGGATGACATCAAAAAAGGTGTCATAAACTGTATTATCATTCGAGACTTATCCCGTTTGGGTCGTAACTACATTGAGATGGGACGACTGATTGATAAGGTGTTTCCCTTTATGGGGGTTCGGTTTATTTCAATCAATGACCATTTAGACACACTCAACGGATTAGAAGATAAGAAATCCTTTGAAGTGGAAATCAAGAATTTGGTCAACGACTTATATTCTAAGGATATTTCAAAGAAAGTTACCGCTAGTCATATTCAGAAAGCAAAGCAAGGTTATTTCATCGCTGGCTTTGCTCCCTATGGATATAAGTTAGAAAGAAGAGAGGGTGGTAATCGTTTAGTCATCGATGCGATAGTTCAACCTGTTATGGTAGATGTCTTTGAAAAGTTAATAGCAGGCCAATCTATCAACCAGGTGACAAAATACCTTAATCAGCAGAAAGTTGCTACGCCAATGGCCTATCGTCAAACAGGAGAAAGGTATAGAACAGAGAATGATACACGACAATGGCAAAGTGCGAACCTTCAGCGACTTGTTCAAAATCCTGCGTTTTATGGTAGCCTCATTCAACGTCGGCATAATAAAACCTTAACTGACAAAGATTTCATTCAAGTCGATGATTGTCATGAGGGTTATATTACAAAAGAAGAGTATCAAACCCTTCAAAAACTAATCAGGGAACGTCGTTCCATAAGAAAACAGACTCAGCCTCGTACTACTAATCGTTATAAGGGTCTTATCTATGTCAAGGGGCAATCAACTCAAATGCGAAGGTACTGTAAGCATTTCTCAAATCCCAAATCAGAGTATGATTACTATTACTTTATGGACTATATTCATGGTTCAGCACCTTCAGAGAAACAAACTGTCTATATCAGTGAACAAGCCTTAGATAAGATTGTGTTGAGCTTGGTTCAGACAGAGATGAGTCGGCTTGGCACGGTTAAAAACTTATTGCCCAAATTAGAAATGAAGAAGGATGAATGTCTTAGAGACTGCCAAAAGAAAATAAAAAATCTTCAAAGGACTTTGTCTAGTCTACAAGCTGAGCAAGGCGAGCTTTATCTGAATTATCGCCTTGAGGATCAGGAACGAGAGACTTATCTGTCTCAAAAGGCGACGATTATCTCAAAAATTGAAACCCTCTCAACGGAAATATCACATTATGAGGCTTTAGCGGTGAAAATTGAGGAGAAACACAGTCAGCAGGTCAGTTGGATTAAACATCTTGCTAAATGCCAAAATCAATCTGTTTTAACGGCAGAACTGCTTAATGAAGTGATAGAACGGATAGAAGTTGAAGTGGATAAGTCTGTGACAGTAACTTTTGCCTGCCTGATGGGAGGTGATGACCATGTCTAA
- a CDS encoding recombinase family protein gives MTQACIYLRLSRDDGDNVESNSIINQRSLLRDYARNHDFMILEEFVDDGISGLTFNRPDFNRMMAMVNDKIIDTIIVKDLSRFGRDYIETGKYLQRIFPTMGVRFISVNDHYDSMTADTNETHLVMPIKSLINDSYCRDISTKVRSTQKAKRQKGEFIGAFAPYGYLKDDKQRNHLVVDETIRPTIEKIFALKLEGYSSNAIAGFLNQAGIETPLQRKKACQEKIKGFYGHRYKWDTKIVNRILTNRVYTGSLEQGKQTKLNYKSQKSVAVNPEDWVRVDDTHEAIISKSTFEIANNLLLRDVKHGKKLPDLFAGLLFCSDCQAQLVQRKLRHKDKETVQYICSTYNNGRGCSRHAVKQVILLDLVSTFIHQHLDWKSYLIKAVPDYVNQEQFLEVDFTSLIANRKKYEQLLRSLYLDLDDGLINDTEYQEFQRSYRQKLKQIEDTIIQKKALAQTLYDKLQDKERWLKQLSEIQKDKELNRITLVTLLDRIVIHEDQELTLVFHDVAELEVLQQFSLRETEVV, from the coding sequence ATGACACAAGCCTGTATTTATTTACGCCTGTCACGAGATGATGGGGACAATGTGGAAAGCAATTCCATCATCAACCAACGCTCGCTTTTGCGAGACTATGCCAGAAATCACGATTTTATGATTTTAGAAGAATTTGTGGATGATGGCATCAGTGGCTTAACCTTTAACCGTCCTGACTTTAATCGTATGATGGCGATGGTGAATGATAAAATCATTGATACCATAATTGTCAAGGACTTATCACGCTTCGGTCGAGATTATATTGAGACTGGGAAATACCTTCAACGAATTTTCCCTACAATGGGAGTTAGGTTTATTTCAGTCAATGATCACTATGATAGTATGACTGCTGATACAAATGAAACACACTTGGTTATGCCCATTAAAAGTCTAATTAACGATAGCTACTGTCGAGATATTTCAACCAAAGTTCGGAGTACCCAAAAAGCGAAACGGCAAAAAGGCGAGTTTATCGGAGCCTTTGCTCCCTATGGCTATCTTAAAGATGACAAGCAACGGAATCATTTAGTGGTTGATGAGACTATACGCCCGACTATCGAGAAAATCTTTGCTCTTAAACTAGAGGGCTATTCGTCAAATGCTATTGCAGGCTTTCTTAACCAGGCTGGGATAGAAACTCCCTTGCAACGTAAGAAAGCCTGTCAGGAAAAGATTAAAGGATTTTATGGGCATAGATATAAGTGGGACACGAAAATAGTCAATCGTATTTTGACCAATCGTGTCTATACTGGTAGTTTGGAACAGGGGAAGCAAACCAAACTTAATTACAAGTCTCAAAAGTCTGTAGCTGTGAATCCAGAAGATTGGGTTCGGGTTGACGATACGCATGAAGCCATTATCTCAAAAAGTACGTTTGAGATAGCCAATAATCTCTTACTCAGGGATGTCAAGCACGGGAAGAAGCTACCTGACCTCTTTGCAGGATTGTTATTTTGCAGCGACTGTCAGGCTCAACTTGTACAACGAAAACTCCGCCACAAGGATAAAGAGACTGTTCAGTATATTTGTAGCACCTACAATAACGGAAGAGGATGTAGTCGCCATGCAGTCAAGCAAGTGATATTACTTGACTTAGTATCGACCTTTATTCATCAACATCTTGACTGGAAGTCTTATCTGATTAAAGCAGTTCCTGATTATGTTAATCAAGAACAGTTTTTGGAAGTCGATTTTACTTCTTTGATTGCGAATCGCAAGAAGTATGAACAGTTGCTCCGGTCCTTGTACTTGGATTTAGACGACGGTTTGATCAATGATACAGAATACCAAGAGTTTCAGCGAAGCTATCGCCAAAAACTAAAGCAAATTGAAGACACTATCATTCAAAAGAAGGCACTAGCTCAAACCCTGTATGACAAACTTCAGGATAAGGAACGGTGGTTAAAACAATTGAGTGAAATCCAAAAAGATAAAGAGCTCAATCGTATCACTTTAGTGACCTTACTTGACCGTATTGTCATTCATGAGGATCAGGAGTTGACCTTGGTGTTTCATGATGTGGCAGAACTAGAAGTTCTTCAGCAGTTTTCTCTTAGAGAGACGGAGGTGGTCTGA
- a CDS encoding sigma-70 family RNA polymerase sigma factor — MKYCIFVRGKKVSVSEEVYKGYWKLVNHQKYLNRKDRKFGVLPFSSLEVDGLPLANVLPDTTVDIERLVETKLVIEQLNEALLTLSDKEFEIIDALYFREHTIREVAIEQKMSATSLFRVRNTILDNLRKFFEK; from the coding sequence ATGAAATATTGCATATTTGTTAGAGGTAAGAAGGTATCTGTTAGCGAGGAAGTGTATAAAGGTTATTGGAAACTTGTTAATCATCAAAAGTACTTGAATAGAAAAGATAGAAAATTCGGTGTATTGCCTTTTTCATCACTTGAAGTAGATGGGTTGCCACTAGCAAATGTACTGCCAGATACAACTGTTGATATTGAACGTTTGGTAGAAACCAAGCTCGTTATAGAACAACTAAATGAGGCTTTATTAACCTTATCTGATAAAGAATTTGAAATTATTGATGCTTTATATTTCAGAGAACATACCATTAGAGAAGTAGCAATAGAGCAAAAGATGTCTGCGACTAGCCTATTTCGGGTGAGAAATACAATTTTGGACAACCTACGAAAATTTTTTGAAAAATAA